From a single Nicotiana tabacum cultivar K326 chromosome 8, ASM71507v2, whole genome shotgun sequence genomic region:
- the LOC142163209 gene encoding uncharacterized protein LOC142163209 has protein sequence MGYLYEAIDRTKEAIQASFSDQKKYKRVFEIIDKRWDSKLHSPLHAGLVLNPELFYDNEERILGDEPLWNGYYECIEKLIPEESVQDKITEQFSIYRNAENLFGKNMAIRQRKTKSPVEWWKQFGHSTPDLQKFAIKDLSLTCSSSGCEKNWSVFEHIHTKKKNKLTLKRLNDLVFIKYNRTLRRRYNARNVIDPISLDNIDDANEWLTGVSEDHADEEVFKDTSDIIWGDVAEARGMGERIYGLRGSTSTSSSQRKGKQATTLSLIDEEDEVEEYDEQYNNDSGIQEFDNLVEE, from the exons ATGGGCTACTTGTACGAAGCAATTGATAGGACAAAGGAGGCTATTCAAGCCTCTTTTAGTGatcaaaaaaaatacaaaagagtCTTTGAGATCATAGATAAAAGGTGGGATAGTAAGCTTCATAGCCCTTTGCATGCTGGACTTGTTTTGAACCCGGAACTGTTTTATGACAATGAAGAGAGGATTCTAGGAGATGAACCTTTGTGGAATGGATACTATGAATGCATTGAGAAGTTGATACCTGAAGAATCCGTGCAAGATAAAATCACAGAGCAATTTAGTATTTATAGGAATGCCGAAAACCTTTTTGGAAAAAACATGGCCATTAGACAAAGAAAGACAAAGTCACCAG TTGAATGGTGGAAGCAATTTGGTCATTCCACTCCAGATTTACAAAAGTTTGCCATCAAGGATCTAAGTCTAACATGTAGCTCATCCGGGTGTGAAAAGAATTGGAGCGTGTTTGAGCAT ATTCAtaccaaaaagaagaacaaaCTAACCTTGAAGCGTCTCAATGATCTAGTCTTCATTAAGTACAATAGAACATTGAGGCGTCGTTACAACGCTCGCAATGTAATTGATCCAATTAGTTTGGACAACATCGATGATGCTAATGAATGGCTAACTGGAGTCTCGGAAGATCATGCAGATGAAGAAGTATTTAAGGATACTTCTGATATCATTTGGGGTGATGTTGCGGAGGCGCGTGGAATGGGGGAGAGGATTTATGGTTTGAGGGGGAGTACCTCAACTTCAAGTTCACAGAGGAAGGGAAAACAGGCAACTACTTTGTCCCTaattgatgaagaagatgaagttgaaGAATATGACGAGCAATATAATAATGATAGTGGAATACAAGAATTTgacaatcttgtagaagaatag